Proteins encoded by one window of Marinilabiliales bacterium:
- a CDS encoding radical SAM protein translates to MATFLFDRVVFGPVRSRRLGVSLGINLLPGDRKWCSFNCIYCECGWTNEGPYEPEGFPPGVLVKEELEKKLHGMAAMGEKPDTITFAGNGEPTLHPEFAGVINDTLEIRDRLAPNALIAVLSNATMLDDPSVFEALAKVDQNILKIDSAREATVRLLNQPGEGFSLDRTIENIARFNGRFILQTLFVRGVYNGVEIDNASPGEVGDWLKLVERLQPEMVMVYTIARDTPSEGLYKVPPEELDNIAAKVRETGPRVQVSY, encoded by the coding sequence ATGGCTACATTCCTGTTTGACCGTGTTGTATTCGGACCTGTAAGGAGCAGGCGGCTGGGTGTTTCACTCGGCATAAACCTGTTGCCCGGTGACAGGAAATGGTGCAGCTTCAACTGTATTTACTGCGAATGCGGCTGGACCAATGAGGGGCCTTATGAACCGGAAGGGTTTCCTCCAGGGGTACTGGTAAAGGAGGAGCTTGAGAAAAAACTGCATGGCATGGCTGCCATGGGTGAAAAGCCCGATACCATTACCTTTGCCGGCAACGGGGAGCCTACCCTGCATCCTGAATTTGCCGGTGTTATAAATGACACCCTGGAGATCCGTGACCGGCTGGCTCCCAATGCGCTTATAGCTGTTCTCTCCAACGCCACCATGCTTGATGATCCTTCTGTTTTTGAAGCACTCGCAAAGGTTGACCAGAACATCCTGAAGATAGATTCGGCCCGGGAAGCTACGGTTCGGTTGCTTAACCAGCCTGGAGAGGGGTTCAGCCTGGACAGGACGATTGAAAATATAGCCCGGTTCAATGGCCGGTTCATCCTGCAGACGCTTTTTGTCAGGGGTGTTTATAATGGTGTTGAGATCGATAATGCCTCGCCGGGTGAGGTGGGTGACTGGCTGAAGCTGGTTGAAAGGTTGCAGCCTGAAATGGTGATGGTATATACCATAGCCAGGGATACACCTTCGGAGGGTCTTTACAAGGTGCCGCCGGAAGAGCTCGACAACATTGCCGCAAAGGTAAGGGAGACAGGACCCCGGGTCCAGGTTTCATATTGA